One window of Streptomyces sp. SUK 48 genomic DNA carries:
- a CDS encoding PLP-dependent aminotransferase family protein produces MAQWTSAVGAAQLARLLTSQQERPAGPGSRRPPAYRALADGIRLLVLEGRVPVAARLPAERELALSLSVSRTTVAAAYEALRGEGFLESRRGAGSWTAVPAGNPVPARGLEPLPPEALGSMIDLGCASLPAPEPWLTRAVQGALEELPPYAHTHGDYPAGLPALRAMIAERYTARGIPTMPEQIMVTTGAMGAIDAICHLFAGRGERIAVESPSYANILQLMREAGARLVPVAMAEGLAGWDMDRWRQVLREAAPRLAYVVADFHNPTGALADEDQRRRLVDAARAAGTVLVADETMSELWLEEEVAAAGMPRRVCAFDPAGSTVITVGSASKAFWAGMRIGWVRAAPDIVRSLVAARAYADLGTPVLEQLAVNWLFSTGGWEQAVALRRAQARENRDALVTALRRELPDWEFSVPQGGLTLWVRAGGLSGSRLAEMGERTGVRVPSGPRFGVDGAFEGYVRLPFTVGGAVAEEAAVRLAAAARLVETGGTGAAAESPRTFVA; encoded by the coding sequence ATGGCGCAGTGGACCTCGGCGGTGGGGGCCGCGCAGCTCGCCCGGCTGCTCACCTCCCAGCAGGAGCGGCCGGCCGGTCCCGGCAGCCGCCGCCCGCCCGCCTACCGGGCGCTGGCCGACGGCATCCGGCTGCTGGTGCTGGAGGGGCGCGTCCCGGTCGCCGCCCGGCTGCCCGCCGAACGCGAACTGGCCCTCTCCCTCTCGGTGAGCCGCACCACCGTCGCGGCCGCCTACGAGGCGCTGCGCGGCGAGGGCTTCCTGGAGTCCCGGCGCGGCGCGGGCAGCTGGACCGCGGTACCGGCCGGCAACCCGGTGCCCGCGCGCGGTCTGGAGCCGCTGCCCCCGGAGGCCCTCGGCTCGATGATCGACCTGGGCTGTGCCTCCCTGCCCGCGCCCGAGCCCTGGCTCACCCGCGCCGTGCAGGGAGCGCTGGAGGAACTGCCGCCGTACGCGCACACGCACGGCGACTATCCGGCCGGGCTGCCCGCCCTGCGCGCGATGATCGCCGAGCGCTACACCGCGCGGGGCATCCCCACGATGCCCGAGCAGATCATGGTGACGACCGGCGCGATGGGCGCCATCGACGCGATCTGCCATCTCTTCGCGGGCCGCGGCGAGCGCATCGCCGTGGAGTCCCCCTCCTACGCCAACATCCTCCAGCTGATGCGGGAGGCGGGCGCGCGGCTGGTGCCGGTCGCGATGGCCGAGGGGCTCGCCGGATGGGACATGGACCGCTGGCGCCAGGTCCTGCGGGAGGCCGCGCCCCGGCTCGCCTATGTGGTCGCCGACTTCCACAACCCGACGGGCGCGCTGGCCGACGAGGACCAGCGGCGCCGCCTGGTGGACGCGGCCCGCGCGGCCGGCACGGTGCTCGTCGCCGACGAGACGATGAGCGAGCTGTGGCTGGAGGAGGAGGTGGCCGCGGCGGGGATGCCGCGCCGGGTCTGCGCGTTCGACCCCGCCGGCTCCACGGTGATCACGGTCGGCTCGGCCAGCAAGGCGTTCTGGGCCGGGATGCGGATCGGGTGGGTGCGGGCGGCGCCGGACATCGTCCGCAGCCTGGTCGCGGCGCGGGCGTACGCCGATCTGGGGACGCCGGTGCTGGAGCAGCTGGCCGTCAACTGGCTGTTCAGCACGGGGGGCTGGGAGCAGGCGGTCGCGCTGCGGCGGGCGCAGGCCCGGGAGAACCGGGACGCCCTGGTCACCGCGCTCCGCCGGGAGCTGCCGGACTGGGAGTTCTCCGTCCCCCAGGGCGGCCTGACCCTCTGGGTCCGCGCGGGCGGCCTCTCCGGCTCCCGCCTCGCCGAAATGGGCGAACGCACGGGCGTCCGCGTCCCCTCCGGCCCCCGCTTCGGTGTCGACGGCGCGTTCGAGGGGTATGTCCGGCTGCCGTTCACCGTGGGGGGAGCGGTGGCCGAGGAGGCGGCGGTACGCCTGGCCGCGGCGGCACGGCTGGTGGAGACCGGCGGCACGGGAGCGGCGGCGGAATCACCCCGGACGTTCGTGGCGTAG